The Monodelphis domestica isolate mMonDom1 chromosome 5, mMonDom1.pri, whole genome shotgun sequence DNA segment CTATTGTGGAATGGgatcaaggaaaaataaactggatttatttcttcctcctctttgtttACTCACTTTATTTTAGTTTAGTCAGCAATGAAAGAAAGTCAAACAAACTGGTCTGGAGATGTAGTGGAAAGACCACAGGAATTGTGAGCAGAACACTTGGGTTTGAATCATTTATTTGTCCCTTTCAACACATGCAAATATAGGTGAGTCGTTTTTCGGTGAGTCTGTGTTTCGGTTTATCCATTTGAAAAATTAGGAGATTAGACTGGATTCCTTCTAACTCTACAATCTATAATAAGGGATCATTTGTACAAATAGGTTTAAAAACCACCCCTACAACCAACCTTTGTTTCATGCCGGCATGGAAATGAAGTATTATAGATTTGAGTCAAACACTAAGAACAAAGCTGGAAATAAAAgtcatgttttatttatttcattcaagCTGTAGCTTTTGAATACTAGTATATAATTTCCAGCTTGTCCTCTTAGTGACTATCTTTCAGACTGTCTTTACCTCCTTCATTTTTAGgtttaaatacatttatttatttgttatgttAAAATACCAAGgcaattgtctccctcctttcccctctcaccATCAGGGAAggtatcatttaacaaaaatataaggtatacataaaactatgtcttgcttttttctttttatcaattctttctctagatgcagacacacaagtcattcttccaaTATTTTAATTGCTGTACATAATATTCTgttggttctgcccatttcagtcttcataacttcatgtaggtctttccatgttttttttttttaaattactctgTCCTTTTAACAGTTAATAATTGTGCTGTCTCTATCCTCATGTCTTTATTGTGGGATTTTTAAGCACAATATTTAGTGGTAGCTAACATAGTGGACTGAGTTTCTGttgaaaagaagagtaaaaactAAAAATCCAGGTAGAACCTGATTAGTATAAATAGCAAATCCAGTGAAGCAGTCATGCTGTTCTAGTTGGTATTGCATATTTCTGCTGGACTGGACCAGGTcaccatattttatataattataactctgaatagTGTAAATTCGAATACATGTGACCATTTCATGGTACTTATTATTTGCACTAATCAAGACGAGGCTTAGATTAGGGAAACCTGAGGTTGGAATACCATTTCTGATGCTTATTAGCCTtccgaccctgggcaagttgcttcacctCTATGATCCTCAGGTGAGAAGGAGTGTGTTTCCTAAATGGAAGTTTTCCTATGAAGAAAACCTTTGGTATTACCTTGaatataacaaaacatttcactctaagttcatattctttctctataAGCTATCCTTTCAATGATAAAATCTCCGAAGTGAGGGTTTCCAATTCCCCATCACCAACTTCTATAGATTTTCCTCAGGAGATTTTTAATTCCTTCCAACACTTTAAGAAGATAAACCAAATCCATATTAACTACTTACAAGTTCATTTACCTAACCCATAGTTTATGGAGTCCCTCCCCACTGACATAAATGATTCCATTCAATTCCACTCTAatttaaacaagcatttattaagcagcatagacagagtactggacttggattcagggaGAGGTGTGTTCCAATACCATCTTCAAtatacctttgtgaccctggacaagtcactttacccttatTGGTCTCAGTTCCTCTTCTGGATtaggaaaataattgtaaagcagttagcactgtgcctggcacttagtaagcaCTTGTATAAACATTATTAAGAGGTTGGTcttgatggcttctaaggtccttttcagctctaaaagtATGAGTAAACCCTTCTGTGTACAGAGCACTATTTTCAGCTCTGAGAGAGACATACAATTTATATCAGACAGTTTCTGCCATCATGGAACTCATAGACATAAAACATCCCCAGAGACAATTAGGAGCCAGCCTGCAGGGCTGGACAGAGAGAGATCTTCCCATAATTCCGATAGACATTTTTAGGCACTACTCTGTAGTTTGCTTAAGGAAGGAGTGGCCCCACAAGTGCTTAATGTCTTAAGACAGTGAAAGCCCTTTTTATCACTTTGATATGTAAGTCACCTGTAAGAGTAGTTATTTCCTTCAGGAGGGTAGTTCAGCATACTTTAGCCAAGGGAATGGGGAAGATAACGACAATGTGTGGAAAAAGTCAGGATAAAGTGAGATTAGGGCTGTAATTTCCTGAGTTATAGTATTATCTTAACCTCTGCTTGAATGTGtggaatatacacatatatttaaggGTGTTTCCTGTCCTTCAAATCTGCAGGAGAATTCACATCCCAAGCCAGATAAGTAGGGTTATagaaagactatatatatatatatatatatatatatatatatatatggagagagagagagtgtacaTACTTAAAGCCAATAGATTTGGAGTtctaattctgcctcagataattATTAGCTGTAAAACTTCTTTGCCAAATTACATAACATCTCAGCCACAGTTTCcgtatctataaaatggggatgataataatagtatctatttcaGAGGATTGTGCTGGGGATTAAATgctgttattcaatcatttcaatcatgtctgactctgtgacaccattttgaatttttctggcAAGGATAcgggagtaatttgccatttccttctctaagattattttatagataaagaactgaggcaaatagggttaagtgactttcccaaggtcacatagctaatacatTTTTGAGaccgaatttgaactcaggaaaatgagttctaTGTGAAAccatttgtaaacattaaagtattatgtaaatgttagaTTTTATTATCatcaaaaaatgagaaagatcCAAAAAACTAGAtttggcaaatatttattaaacattcactATATCCAGGGTCTCAGGTTAAGCACTCAGGATATAAAGATAGCTGTGACATGGTCCTAGCTCTCATGTATTATGAGTCAAATGGGAAAGAagacatgtacatatgtaatTATGATACTAGGGAAAATTAGATGCTCCAACAAAGTGTTATGAGAAATTGTAGGGGGAGATCACTTTTAGGAAAGGGATTCAGAGGTGTCTTTAATGAAAAGATGGCATTGTGACTAGaccttgaaggaagggaaagatttcaacaAATGGAGATGGAATAGTTGTAAATCTTAGGAATGTGGAATAGTGAACAAAGATACAGAAAAAGGAGGAGATAGGATATGGGGGAGTAGTAGAAGAGGGCTAGAAATGTAGATTTAAGTCAGATTGGGACTCTGAATGCCAGTATCATTAACTTATTTGAAAgtcaaaaggaaattattttttttagcaaaatAATGAGTAAAACTGTTTAGGCAGAGATACAAAGAATGGTTTGGATGAGGAAGGGACTAGAGGCAGCTGATCAGTTGGGAGCCtaacaaaataactaaaaatgaaGGTGGTTTCcatagcaatgaaaaaaaaagaggaaattcataATCTTTAATAGGTAGAACGGACAGAATGATGTCTTTGTCAGAGGGGATGAGGAATACTGAATGATAATTCTTAAGTAATTAGTCTAAGTGACTGATAAGGAGATATAATTATCAGAAATAGAGAGGTTAGATGTTGGGTCATATtttgagtaaaataaaaattaaatataattttggtcATATTGAGTAAGAATTGTCAATGAGTCATCTCAGCAGAAATTTCAAGGAGATATTGGAAATGTAAGACAGGAGCACTGGGAAGAAGTTAAAATTGAAGATAAAAATTTAAGAGCATTCAAGCCAGAACTGACAATAGAATTTATGAGAATGAGTGAGATCATAAAGGAGAAAGCATATGGAGAGAAGAGACTAGAGCCTTGTATAGAACTTTGGGGAACACATACATTTAAAGTTATGGAGGAATAGTTAGGAGCTTAAGAATGGAGAAGACAAGTAGTCTGAAAGATAGGGGAAGTATGAATGCAAGATGATAAGAAAATCACAGGAGAAGAAATAGCAAGGACATGGTGGTTTACTGTGGCAAAGATTGCTGAGGGGTAAGGACTGAATAAAGCTAATTGGcttaatagaatcacagaatcagagtCTCAGAGTTGAACTGAACTCTTAGGAACCATCTGTCCCATATTGTACGGGAAGATTAATTCGAGATCATTGATTCCAgtctcatcattttacaaatgagaaaatcaaaGTCCAgcaaagttaagtaatttgctcaaggtcaagtAGAGAGTCATGGAATTGGGATTCAAAGTCAGCTTCTTGAATTTAATTGCATTATCTTCATATCCATTGTTCTTTGACTACACTATATCTGCCATTAGTTAGCTTGGAGGGAGGGGATGTTATAATGGAGCACTTTGGATGGAAGCTAAATTGCCCACTATGCAAGATGAGAAAGCATACGTAATGATTGTAGGCTGCCATTTCTAGAAGTAACACGATGGTTTGAAGATATGGTGGACTATTTTTCCATAGTGGAAACTTAAGTATTTTTTGTAGATTGAAAGGGATAAAGGCAGTAAAGAGGTTTCCATTGAAGTTACTAGCAAGAGGATGACTGATGGATAAATTTCACAGAAGAAAAGTGATGGGATTGAGCATACATGGGGAGATAAGCAAGCCCTATTTAGGAGGCCAGTTTATGGCAATGTAGTAAGTAATCTACATAGAGTTAGCCCACAGTGGTACCAAATTTGTGGTCATAGAatcttggagctggaaggggTTATAGAAGTCATTTAATTATATCCCTATTCAATGTTCAATCTCTTGGGCTGTAGAAATCTGGTTCCACTTGAATATTTCCCAAACCAGGAGATTCATTACCTCATGGGTGGCTCATTTAATTTAGTCTCAGTAGCACCCTGTTCAAAGTGACAGAGATACTTCAAAGTCCTggaagatttaaatcaatatccaataattccaagtattatattgtataaagtttattaataatcacttgaagtagaagaaaaaagaaatagaagtaaaacctgagtaaaactctcctgcctctcacctcaccTGACCTCCACAAACcacaatcaggggaaaagagcgaaaggcagagctacacaaaacttatatcctccctatgttaccATGTAAGGTGagagggaacatgggaagctgggatttagagttaaGGGGAACAAATCCTAATTACATAGTACATaataattcaaatgggaaaatatactttttttaaaaaaaacctttccccTCCTAACTGAATGGTTCTTGTTATTTTTGTCTCTTCATGCAGATTACTCTCACAGTTAAATGGAAACAAATAACGAGACGTGGATGAATGAATTCATTCTCCTGGGACTGTCTAGTGAGTGGGACACTCAGGTCTTGCTCTTTGTCCTATTTCTGTCCATGTACCTTTTGACTGTGTTGGGGAACTTTCTTATAATCCTCTTGATAAGGCTAGACACCCGCCTTCACACCCCTATGTACTTTTTCCTTACCAACCTCTCTCTTGTTGATGTCTCTTATGCTACCAGTATTGTACCTCAGCTATTGACACACTTCTTGCAAGAGCAGAAATCAATTCCATACGTGAGCTGTGCAGTCCAGTTATTTATCTCCCTAGCCATGGGTGGgattgaatttgttttgctggcaGTAATGTCTTATGACCGCTACGTGGCAGTGTGTGATCCCCTGCGCTACTCAGCCATCATGCATGGAGGGCTTTGTGCTCGGCTGATGGCTGCCTCCTGGGTTGGTGGGTCTCTCAACTCTCTCGTGCATACAGTTTTTACCTTCCAGTTGCCCATGTGCACAAACAATGTCATTGACCATATAGCATGTGAAATTTTAGCCTTGGTGAGGCTTGCCTGTGTGGATACTTCCTCCAATGAACTTGCAATCACCATCTCCAGCATAATCCTGCTCATGACCCCATTCTGCCTTGTACTGCTGTCCTATATCCAGATCATTACCATCATTCTGAAGATCCAGtccacagagggaaggaagaaagcattTCATACCTGTGCCTCTCACCTGACAGTGGTAGCTTTGTGCTATGGAATGGCCATATTCATTTACATTCAGCCTCACTCAAGTCCCAATATCCTTCAGGAGAAGATGATCACACTGTTCTATGCCCTTTTAACACCCATGTTGAATCCTATGATTTACAGTTTGAGAAATAAGGAGGTAAAAGGGTCCTGGCAGAAGCTGCTAGGACAGTTCTCTGAATTAAAGTTAAAGCTGGCATTCTCATGAGTCACACACAGACAACTGGATCCAGACTCAAATGTGCTAAAGCACTACTCATatcactatcttttttttttttaagatataggAAAACTCTAACTGGATGCTTTTAAATAGGAAGTGAGGATAAGGACATGAGAAAGAGAGCAACAATGATCATACTGGTCATGCTTACACAGAGAGAATTTAGGTCTGCTttgttctcttaaaaaaaaaaaactctatctttttttaagtttcaattcTATGtgctagacaatcagggttaagtgatttgcccagggtcacatagctaggaagtttctgaggccatatttgaatccaggaccttcagGATGGTGCTTCAGGAtgggtgctttatccactgtgctacctatcttCCCCTTTGGTCTGctttattcttattttccatattcTCTACCATCTGGAAGAAATCTTATAATATTACTTCAGGCACATTTATCTCCTTgaacttcattttatacattatcTAATAATGCTCATACATATCTTAAATTGAACAATTGCATAAAGAAACAAACTGCATTTTAGTGTTGGAACAATCACTAAGAATAATAAGTAGCATATAAGCCTTACTATTGCATATTGAAGCTGAGTCAGTATGCTGAAATGCCTTGGAATGGATTCTCTATTATTCAAATTATGCAGGACTCTTTACACTGTGATCATAATGCTTGTGTTTATGTACCAAAACAAGCAAGAATTTGGTTGTTAGTTTAGTAGAAGATGAAGTGTGAGAATCAAAAATTGATCTGAAATTATAGATTTAGTCACTGGGAATAGGGAGCAACCATGCTCACCTCACATACTAGCCCCACAGTTCCTGGAGGTTCCTGGCACTTCTGGTCAACATCCACTGAAAACGATTGCTCATAACCTCTTactaatttatttactttttaacatTAGGCTAAAGGACATATTTTTTTCACAACAAGATATACTtaattgaaaagaataataaaatgttataataaCCCCCCCTTTCAAAACAAGGCTAATCAGTTAGTACATCACTAATGGGAGGAGGAAGTTACAGAGAATATGCATGACTAGAGAAcacacttttaaaaaaccctttcaagtcactcacccatgatcaaacagctaggaagtgtcggaggctacacttgaaccctggtcctttctagtccaggcctggtactctatccactgctgctTAGCTGCCCTTAGGGAACACACTTTAAGGGCACAAAGATAGCAATCATGTGTGAATAGGGAACACATGTATAGACTCACATATAGGGATAACATAAACCAGCTGCATCTTAATAATCAAGCAAGCAAGCAATTTTTAAGatcttactatatgtcaggcattgtgctaagtgccaaGTATACaaaggaaaaccaaaacaaaacattccctgccttctaggagcttacattcaaatggtacagataaaatgtatataaataaatgttctgACATAGATACATATAAAACAGATATACAGTAGAGGGGAATCAATAGCATCTGAGAAGACTGGAACTGGTCTACCGaataaggcagaatttgaactaagtGTTGAAGGAAGCTACGATTTCTAAGAAACACAAATcaggagaaagagtatttcagATATATAGGGCAATAAATCTTTAGTTCCGGTGGCTTTTTTGGCTCATCTGCTGCTTGTAGTTGCCCTGGCCACTGCTCTGAAAACGTCATAGTTCCAGACTATTTCAGTTCTTTTTAGATTCATGCCCCCAATcatctgaatccactgagctaactagAAAAGTCCTATCTCTTTTGAACTACTCTTTCCCCCTGATATACTCAGAAGCTCaatctgtctctcagtctctcaatctccctctctcccttccccccttccttccctctctctctctctctctctctctctctctctctctctctctctctctctctctctctctctctccctttcccccctctctctccctccctccttctctctctctctctgcctttgtcttctcctccttctcccccttctttccttttctcatctctccttCCTATCGCTCAAAcacttatttaaattattatgtgAAGTTCTTTTTAGTGTCTATTATATCCATGAGTATGCTATATGGTCCTCATGGCATCTGAGAAGACATTTTTGGAAACTATTACAATTTATTTTGTTGGATTGCTGGTTCTCCTCTTTCTGCTATCATTACATTGAATCTTTTCACCAAATTTATCAACTCTTCAAAAACTAGAGACTATGTTTGCTGTTCAGTCATCAGGTATTCCCATATAATATTGCCATACAACAACCCATGGCTACTCATTCATCTACTCAACATTGACTGATTCTTTGACTATTAACTCCAAAAATAGTTTTGTACATTTGTATAGTATAAAGTTAGtgactttctttcccttcttttaaaaGATGTTGATAAATGAAGCATTCTTTTTTTGGGTAACCCAACAAATTACTCATTTAATTTCCTCATGTAATCAAACACTGTATAGCTGTAGGAAGCATACAAATTTAAGTGAGATGCCCTGAAGAATTATGCTATTTTTATACTTCAGTTCTCTGTTGCCATTGCATTATTAACCAGGAAACAAATTGTCAGTCCTTGTTTAGGTAAGAATGACATCCTAACAAGGGCCATGGAGTTCCATAATGGGCCTCCCTCATATATTAGAGTTCttaggtttttgtgaggataatgTTAATCCCATATCATGAGCTTCTTTGATTTTGGATTTTGCCTGAATCAGGAACTACTAGGGATGATATTGCTTCTGAGTCATGAACACCTCAGAAAGGTGTTGCTTTGGTCATCAGACCCCTTATATTACCTCCAGTACTCTGTTGTTTTGCCATTAAGTATCTACATTTTCATCTTCTCTTAGTCAGTGATAGAGGGTCTAATAATAAGTTTGGTTACTCTGGAATACATCACTTTTTCAGACAATTTACATGATGGAGTTGCTGATATTTTCCTGTACATTCCTTTATGCTCTACctttcaattttaattcttctggAGTATCTATAACATTACTTAGGAACTACACTTTACAACATGATCATTATAGCTTTTGGGCATTCCTTAAATTAACTATCTGTAATGAAGATTCAATTCCATGATTCTATGTCAGCTTTCTAGTAATTGAAGAGCTATGGTACTGTTCAGTTTAATAATTATAGTAATGTCACAATTCAAAAATACTGATAAATAACAAAACATAATTAGCATCTTGAAACATGAAATAACTGTATAATAGTTCTAATAGAACAATTAATCTAGACTATAAAAGTCACACCAAAAATCCCTGCCATTCAATAACAGAAAGGAAATAAACACcccaaaaataaatggaagaaatcagaaaaatcatTGCAATGCTTGGGCTTCTGAAAGTAGAGATCATGGATGGGTATCTACAATGTCTCACAGAAGACCTTCCTCACCTATGCATTCCTCTAAACTCCAATATTCAAAATAATGAGGTAAGCATCCCTTCAAAATTGTAGCTCttgttaataaggaaaaaagacttttacaagaatattcatagctgtgctttttgtgggggcaaaaaattggaaaatgaggggatgcccttcaattggggaatggctgaacaaattgtggtacatgttggtaatggaatactattgtgctaaaaggaataataaactggaggaattccatgtgaactggaacaacctccaggaagtgatgcagagtgagaggagcagaaccagaacattgtacacagagactgatacactgtggtacaattgaatgtaatggatttctccattagtggcaatgcaatgatccaaacaacttggaagaatctatgagaaaaaaccactatccacattcagaggaaaaactgtgggaatagaaacactgaagaaaaataactgcttgaatacatgggttgagggggatatgattggggatatagaccctaaatgaacatcctaatgcaaacaccagcaacatggtaatagattttgatcaaggacacttgtaatacccagtgaaattgcatgtcagctacaggaagggtagggagaggggagtgagggaaataatatgattcttgtaaccaaggaataatgttctaaagtgactaaaattaatttaaattaaaaaaataaatgaagctctccaccaaaaaacccaaaaaacaaaattGTAGCACTTGAGCTCCTtcaatatgttttctttcactaCACCAAATAGAAGATACACAAATTCAAAGTAAAAGACACTCAATTTACcaacatagaaaaataaatgacaagaaatatttCTCTAAGTAATATTATTCTTATGAAGTGATCAAAAGAATTATAGTGCAGtataattaatacaaatatttctTCTCTTGGAGAGGTTTATCTCCCAAAGTAGCAGTTATACTACTGATTTCAGTGTATGTGAAACCATAAATGTATCCAATTCTAGACTTATCTTATCATTTAGCCTTTTAGCTGCAGATAGAAATTCATGTATCAGTGATCCCTTATTTTGTGAGATAGGTTTCAGCAATCTCATAAAACAcgggtaaagggaaaaaaagttaccCACAAAAGATGTTAATGGACAAAGGTACAAAATATAAGCAATAAGCAAAATGAATTAGGATTGAGACAAGGAGGCAAATTTGAATTTATGGGTATAACTTAGAATTGGGTCCTATGTATGGAAGGTAGCAATTGCACACCCTGAAAATATATTTACTGGGAGACTGGCCAATGAGACCCATTCTTTAGAAACATATTCTCTACCTGCTAGAATCTCCCATGGGAATAGTTGGCAAACCTCCTTCTGAAAGATCAAGATGTCATGGAAAATAGGAACACAATTCTCTATTTCAGGGCCACGTAGGTTTTTTTGTAATTATTACCTGTTTTTTTATGTGATAAAGGGAAGACTGGGAAGACTTTTGATTACTGAGATAAAATTAGATATGCATACAAAGGATTTAACTGGCCGAATTATTCTTGTTCTCTCCAGATTCTGAAGCTTACAGTTTTGACTTCCTCACAGGAGACAGAACAAGAATAATTTGATCCTTTATTTCCTTACCTAAGGTGTCGCCAAGTGGCACATGATAGCTGTAGTGTCCATTGATGCTTTTAGTTTAAGGTACATTGGACATGAGATAGAATTAATTTACAATCCATTGAACTTTGAAAGGTCAGAATATCAAGCAACCAGAGGCTTCAGAATAGGAAATTCAATTAGTAAGATAATACTGGGCTTCCAATAACTGGGTCAATTGATGATCTAAGGAAGAAACCACTAAATTTAACTAGGGATTAATATTGGGGAAACACATAATGGGGCCTTGAGCCATTAACACTACAAGAACCCCAAAGAGGGCAACCCTGAGATTTGGAGGAAGACCAGTTCCCAGAGACACTCTGAGAGACCTGACCAGCTGGTGTCTTAAATGGTTGGGAGAGTAAATTTATCAAGGCTACACACACTCAGGAACCACCCAGACTGACTGTGTggtggggtgggaaggaaggaggagggtgaAGCATACATAGCATGTAATAAAGATCCATGAAGGCAGAGACAAAAGTCATGTTCTCAATAAAGCCCCATGCAGAAAAAGATGAGATGAATAAACAATTTAGGTAACAGATCAAAAAGGCTGAAACAGAGCCAAGATATTGCAGTCATCAGGACCTTCAACTTCTTGAGTACATCCTGGAACACTTACTCTTCTAA contains these protein-coding regions:
- the LOC100618665 gene encoding olfactory receptor-like protein OLF3 — its product is METNNETWMNEFILLGLSSEWDTQVLLFVLFLSMYLLTVLGNFLIILLIRLDTRLHTPMYFFLTNLSLVDVSYATSIVPQLLTHFLQEQKSIPYVSCAVQLFISLAMGGIEFVLLAVMSYDRYVAVCDPLRYSAIMHGGLCARLMAASWVGGSLNSLVHTVFTFQLPMCTNNVIDHIACEILALVRLACVDTSSNELAITISSIILLMTPFCLVLLSYIQIITIILKIQSTEGRKKAFHTCASHLTVVALCYGMAIFIYIQPHSSPNILQEKMITLFYALLTPMLNPMIYSLRNKEVKGSWQKLLGQFSELKLKLAFS